One genomic window of Stigmatopora nigra isolate UIUO_SnigA chromosome 13, RoL_Snig_1.1, whole genome shotgun sequence includes the following:
- the LOC144206429 gene encoding uncharacterized protein LOC144206429, whose protein sequence is MSGAEISLQKAPQFPVPRPGKVLTSPLGPPVAPLPKPLTRLPVPASLPGTVFPSTVLASACQPRSGSNAPAPLDNGAGDRKSGKALAPLDEGVGDPPNNQGKVPDPSKILVSPKGRGLGQDLKDQRGRPPDRPRLIIGRRGHPPDRLRLVSTLAAAKGGAVKHAGAEEDDGEEVEIGEKEGALKHARTEVGAEMLTHEKEVLRLEA, encoded by the exons GCAAAGTACTCACGTCGCCACTGGGTCCGCCAGTCGCACCcttgccgaagccactaaccaggcttccggtgccggccagccttccaggcacagttttTCCAAgtaccgttctggccagcgccTGCCAGCCCAGAAgcggtagcaatgctccggcgcccctggataaTGGGGCCGGCGAccgcaagagcggcaaagctcttgcacccctggacgagggagttggcgaccctccgaacaaccagggtaaggtgcctgacccttctaaaattctagtgtctcctaaaggaagggggctaggccaagacttaaaggaccagcgcggacgcccgccagatcggccacggctcatcatcggccggcgcggacacccgccagaccggctacgCCTTGTCTCTACACTGGCCGCCGCAAAAGGGGGCGCAGTAAAgcacgctggcgcagaagaggacgACGGTGAAGAAGTGGAAATAGGCGAAAAAGAGGGCGCATTAAAGCACGCCCGCACAGAAGTTGGCGCAGAAAT gttgactcatGAGaaggaggtgttacggctggaaGCCtga